One stretch of Geoalkalibacter ferrihydriticus DSM 17813 DNA includes these proteins:
- the thiC gene encoding phosphomethylpyrimidine synthase ThiC: MTQLEAARQGIVTDLMRQAAAAEGIDAEILRARMAEGTAIICHNVKRKNGSPLAVGKGLRTKINANIGTSKDDTSIDKELEKARVAVRAGADAIMDLSTGGPVDEIRAAIIAETGVCIGSVPLYQAAVDKVLRQKKALVDMTVDDIFNGVIKHLDDGVDFITVHCGVTRAVVERMKNEGRLMDVVSRGGSFTVEWMAHNNAENPLYEYFDRLLEIVKPYDATLSLGDGFRPGCLADATDRAQIHELIVLGELTQRAQEAGVQVMIEGPGHVPLNQIEANITLQKRLCHGAPFYVLGPLVTDIAPGYDHITCAIGGTLAAAAGADFLCYVTPSEHLRLPTVEDVHEGVMACRIAAHAADIVKGVPGAIDKDIAMARCRKNLDWEGQFNLAIDPDKARRLRAESGVDEEHGACTMCGEFCAYQVMSDGSRRRKAAAG, from the coding sequence ATGACGCAACTTGAAGCCGCCCGCCAGGGCATCGTGACCGATCTCATGCGCCAGGCCGCGGCCGCCGAAGGCATCGACGCCGAAATCCTGCGCGCGCGCATGGCTGAAGGCACAGCCATCATCTGCCATAACGTCAAGCGCAAAAACGGCAGTCCCCTGGCCGTGGGCAAGGGCCTGCGCACCAAGATCAACGCCAATATCGGCACCAGCAAGGACGACACCAGCATCGACAAGGAGCTGGAAAAAGCACGTGTTGCGGTGCGCGCCGGCGCCGACGCCATCATGGATCTCTCCACCGGCGGGCCGGTAGACGAGATTCGTGCCGCCATTATCGCCGAAACCGGGGTGTGCATCGGCAGCGTGCCTCTTTACCAGGCCGCCGTCGACAAGGTGCTGCGCCAGAAAAAAGCTCTCGTCGACATGACCGTCGATGACATCTTCAATGGCGTCATTAAACACCTCGATGACGGTGTCGATTTCATCACCGTGCACTGCGGCGTGACCCGTGCCGTGGTAGAGCGCATGAAGAACGAGGGACGGCTCATGGATGTGGTGTCCCGCGGCGGATCCTTCACCGTCGAATGGATGGCCCACAACAACGCCGAAAATCCTCTTTACGAGTACTTCGACCGGCTGCTGGAAATCGTCAAGCCTTACGATGCCACTCTTTCCCTGGGAGACGGCTTCCGTCCCGGTTGCCTGGCCGATGCCACCGACCGCGCGCAGATTCACGAGCTGATCGTCCTCGGTGAACTGACCCAGCGCGCCCAGGAGGCTGGGGTGCAGGTCATGATCGAGGGTCCGGGCCATGTGCCCCTCAACCAGATCGAGGCCAACATCACTCTGCAGAAGCGCCTCTGCCACGGCGCGCCCTTTTACGTGCTCGGCCCTCTGGTGACGGATATCGCGCCGGGCTACGACCACATCACCTGCGCCATCGGCGGCACCCTGGCAGCGGCCGCCGGTGCCGACTTTCTCTGCTACGTGACACCCAGCGAGCATCTGCGTCTGCCCACCGTGGAGGACGTGCATGAAGGGGTCATGGCGTGCCGCATCGCCGCGCATGCCGCCGACATCGTCAAGGGGGTGCCCGGCGCCATCGACAAAGATATCGCCATGGCCCGCTGCCGGAAAAACCTCGACTGGGAAGGCCAGTTCAACCTGGCCATCGACCCCGATAAGGCCCGTCGTCTGCGCGCCGAGTCCGGTGTCGACGAAGAGCATGGCGCCTGCACCATGTGCGGAGAATTCTGCGCTTACCAGGTGATGAGCGACGGCAGCCGCCGGCGCAAAGCAGCCGCCGGCTGA
- the thiD gene encoding bifunctional hydroxymethylpyrimidine kinase/phosphomethylpyrimidine kinase translates to MFHGLYLISDAADVQAEKIIAQALRGGARILQYRDKQRPPEQRLEVAARLRRLCRETGALFIVNDSPQLARDCNADGVHLGQSDAGVSEARLLLGTDKLIGVSTRTVEQALKAQSQGADYIGLGSMYPTASKDDAVVVGVDTLRRVRKAVQIPIVAIGGIDREGTAELIAAGADAVAVISAVTQAPEPALAAREIALQFNSRHTFPRGRVLTVAGSDSGGGAGIQADLKTITLLGSYGTSAITALTAQNTLGVRSIHPAPADFVAAQLAAILEDIGSDTLKTGMLFNADIVAVVSRAIHRHSLISVVDPVMVAKGGAPLLEQEAVRAVRDLLLPETYLLTPNLPEAEALCGMAVRNLDEMEAAARKLQEMGARNVLIKGGHLAGEAVDLLLEGERLHRFSAPRIATTNTHGTGCTFSAAIATYLAQGRPLVQAVAAAKTFISTAIAGARPLGGGHGPVNHWQAAHKGQEG, encoded by the coding sequence ATGTTTCACGGACTTTATCTGATCAGCGACGCCGCCGATGTCCAGGCCGAAAAAATCATCGCGCAAGCCCTGCGCGGCGGCGCGCGCATTCTGCAATATCGCGACAAACAGCGCCCGCCGGAACAGCGGCTGGAAGTCGCTGCGCGCCTGCGGCGCCTGTGTCGCGAGACCGGAGCCCTATTCATCGTCAATGATTCGCCGCAACTGGCTCGCGATTGCAATGCCGACGGTGTGCACCTTGGGCAGAGCGACGCCGGGGTGAGCGAAGCGCGCCTGCTTCTGGGCACTGACAAACTCATCGGAGTCTCGACCCGCACCGTCGAACAGGCCTTGAAGGCCCAGAGTCAGGGTGCCGACTACATCGGCCTGGGCAGCATGTACCCCACCGCCAGTAAGGACGACGCGGTGGTGGTCGGAGTTGACACCCTGCGGCGGGTGCGCAAAGCCGTGCAGATCCCCATCGTCGCCATCGGCGGCATCGATAGGGAGGGAACCGCCGAATTGATTGCCGCTGGAGCCGACGCGGTCGCGGTGATCTCTGCTGTCACTCAGGCGCCCGAGCCGGCCCTGGCAGCCCGGGAAATCGCCCTGCAGTTCAATTCCCGCCACACCTTCCCCCGCGGCCGAGTGTTGACCGTTGCGGGTTCCGACTCAGGCGGCGGTGCCGGCATTCAAGCCGACCTCAAAACCATTACCCTACTGGGCAGTTACGGCACCAGCGCGATAACCGCACTCACCGCCCAGAACACCCTCGGCGTGCGCAGCATCCATCCTGCCCCGGCGGATTTCGTCGCCGCGCAACTTGCGGCCATCCTTGAGGACATCGGCAGCGACACCCTGAAAACCGGCATGCTGTTTAATGCCGACATCGTCGCCGTGGTCAGCCGCGCTATTCATCGCCACAGTCTGATTTCCGTCGTCGACCCGGTGATGGTGGCCAAGGGCGGAGCGCCCCTGCTGGAGCAGGAAGCGGTCCGCGCGGTGCGTGACCTGCTGCTGCCCGAAACCTACCTGCTTACCCCCAATCTGCCCGAAGCCGAAGCCCTCTGCGGGATGGCAGTGCGCAACCTCGACGAAATGGAAGCCGCGGCGCGCAAACTTCAGGAGATGGGCGCGCGCAATGTGCTGATCAAAGGCGGGCACCTGGCCGGCGAAGCCGTGGATCTGCTGCTGGAGGGTGAGCGCCTGCATCGCTTCAGCGCCCCGCGCATCGCCACGACCAACACCCACGGCACCGGTTGCACCTTTTCTGCGGCCATCGCCACCTATCTCGCCCAGGGCCGGCCGCTGGTGCAGGCGGTCGCCGCCGCGAAAACTTTTATCAGCACTGCCATTGCCGGCGCCCGCCCTCTGGGAGGCGGTCACGGCCCGGTCAACCACTGGCAGGCGGCGCACAAAGGGCAAGAAGGGTAA
- a CDS encoding CooT family nickel-binding protein, whose product MCLDPGHFHLVLGDEERTLQHVTSILAGKEGLRLIDAFGKIENITGAIEEIDLLNRRIVIAA is encoded by the coding sequence ATGTGTTTAGATCCCGGCCATTTTCATCTCGTTCTCGGCGACGAAGAACGCACCTTGCAGCATGTCACCTCGATCCTTGCAGGCAAAGAGGGCTTGCGCCTGATTGACGCCTTCGGCAAGATCGAAAACATTACCGGCGCCATCGAAGAGATCGATCTGCTCAACCGCCGCATCGTCATTGCCGCCTGA
- the alr gene encoding alanine racemase, which yields MPVARPTHVDIDLAALRHNFRLVRRQAGAGRQVLAVVKADAYGHGAKGVARALESEGADLFGVALLEEARELRAAGIRAPILILGGIYPGQEAGFFEPDLIPCIFDLTTARRLNAAAKSAGRILGCHIKIDTGMGRVGFFNGELQDMLPELNKLANLRIDGVMSHLAVADEPRHPFTAEQVERFRRALARVREASHRPRFLHIDNSAALFAHDIPECNLVRPGIVLYGALPSGHFAGRLDLRPVMHWRTSIALLKTLPTGSGVSYGHRFIATRPTLVATLPVGYADGYNRRLTNCGEVLVRGRRVPVAGTVCMDWTMIDVTDVPGVQVGDEVTLLGQADGQWIRAEDWAEKIGTIPYEVFCQVSKRVPRIFKS from the coding sequence ATGCCCGTTGCTCGCCCCACCCATGTTGACATCGATCTCGCTGCTTTGCGCCACAATTTTCGTCTGGTGCGCCGTCAGGCCGGCGCCGGTCGGCAGGTGCTGGCCGTTGTCAAGGCCGATGCCTATGGGCATGGCGCCAAGGGCGTGGCGCGTGCGCTGGAATCCGAAGGGGCCGATCTGTTCGGCGTGGCTCTGCTGGAAGAAGCCAGGGAGCTTCGTGCCGCCGGCATTCGTGCGCCGATATTAATCCTTGGCGGCATCTATCCCGGGCAGGAGGCCGGCTTCTTCGAGCCCGACCTGATCCCCTGCATTTTTGATCTGACTACGGCCCGGCGCCTCAATGCCGCCGCAAAAAGCGCGGGGCGCATCCTCGGTTGTCATATAAAAATCGATACGGGCATGGGGCGGGTGGGCTTTTTCAACGGCGAACTGCAGGATATGTTGCCTGAATTGAATAAGCTCGCCAACCTGCGCATCGACGGGGTCATGTCGCATCTGGCTGTGGCCGACGAGCCCCGGCATCCCTTCACGGCCGAGCAAGTTGAACGATTTCGCCGTGCTTTGGCCAGAGTGCGCGAGGCCAGCCATCGTCCGCGTTTTCTGCATATCGACAACAGCGCCGCGCTCTTTGCTCACGACATCCCTGAATGTAACCTGGTGCGGCCCGGTATCGTACTCTACGGGGCCCTGCCGTCGGGCCATTTCGCGGGCCGCCTCGATCTGCGGCCGGTCATGCACTGGCGCACCAGCATCGCCCTCCTCAAGACCCTGCCGACGGGCAGCGGCGTGAGTTACGGGCATCGATTCATCGCCACGCGACCGACCCTGGTAGCGACCCTGCCGGTGGGTTACGCCGACGGCTACAATCGGCGCCTGACCAATTGCGGCGAGGTGCTGGTGCGCGGCCGCCGCGTCCCGGTGGCCGGGACTGTTTGCATGGACTGGACCATGATCGACGTCACCGACGTGCCCGGCGTGCAGGTCGGCGACGAAGTGACCCTCTTGGGACAGGCCGACGGCCAATGGATCCGCGCCGAGGACTGGGCGGAAAAGATCGGCACCATTCCCTACGAGGTGTTCTGCCAGGTGAGCAAGCGGGTGCCGAGAATTTTCAAAAGCTAA
- a CDS encoding ASKHA domain-containing protein, with protein MALDLGTTTLVGRLLGASGAVRAAGRCSNPQGVVAGDIIRRLEAARDGRALELQEQLAGGVRTLSGELLRQAGAGREELAVVAIAANPGIAHLLAAEPVESLLFPPHRPSFRGGAFFPATRFGLDFPCPVYLFPLVSGYVGGDLTAFLFGRGEPAEATLLVDIGTNAELALYAGGNWLVSSVAAGPAFEGGDITCGMQRCAGAVEGVRLVEDRLVLEVVGQGVPRGICGSGLVAAVAAGLAGELIDEAGTLRAPEQVATNLARYLGEKDGQRVLRLYRDAATDLYLTQEDIRAFQLAKGAVHAGVACLLERAGAHPEALREVVVTGAFGTSLGRKTLKKVAMLPESVIEKVRFEVDGALQGVERFLTTAGAESRVAQLAAALRPYPLSGTPAFEKAFIAALNF; from the coding sequence TTGGCCCTGGACCTCGGTACGACCACACTGGTCGGGCGGTTGCTCGGTGCGTCCGGGGCGGTGCGGGCCGCGGGGCGTTGTTCGAATCCCCAGGGCGTGGTAGCCGGTGATATTATTCGGCGCCTGGAGGCGGCGCGGGACGGGCGGGCCCTTGAGCTGCAAGAGCAGTTGGCGGGTGGTGTGCGCACCTTGAGTGGCGAGCTATTGCGCCAGGCTGGCGCGGGCCGCGAGGAACTTGCGGTGGTGGCGATTGCCGCGAATCCGGGCATTGCGCATTTGCTGGCCGCCGAGCCGGTCGAGAGTCTGTTGTTTCCTCCCCATCGTCCTTCCTTTCGCGGCGGCGCATTTTTCCCGGCCACCCGCTTCGGGCTTGATTTCCCCTGTCCGGTTTATCTCTTTCCCCTGGTCTCCGGCTATGTGGGGGGTGACCTGACGGCCTTTCTGTTTGGTCGCGGCGAGCCTGCCGAGGCCACCCTGCTGGTCGACATCGGCACCAATGCCGAACTCGCGCTCTATGCCGGGGGAAACTGGCTGGTCAGTTCGGTCGCTGCGGGACCAGCCTTCGAGGGAGGCGATATCACCTGCGGCATGCAGCGCTGCGCGGGGGCGGTCGAGGGGGTGCGGTTGGTCGAAGATCGCCTGGTGCTTGAGGTGGTGGGTCAGGGCGTCCCGCGCGGTATCTGCGGCAGCGGCCTGGTGGCGGCGGTGGCCGCAGGGTTGGCGGGTGAACTGATTGATGAGGCCGGAACCCTGCGCGCACCGGAGCAGGTGGCGACCAACCTGGCACGCTATCTTGGCGAAAAGGATGGGCAACGGGTGCTGCGCCTTTATCGCGATGCCGCAACCGACCTCTATCTTACCCAGGAAGACATTCGCGCCTTTCAGCTCGCCAAGGGGGCGGTGCATGCTGGAGTCGCCTGTCTGCTGGAGCGTGCCGGGGCGCATCCCGAAGCCTTGCGCGAGGTGGTGGTCACGGGCGCGTTCGGCACCTCCCTGGGGCGAAAAACCCTGAAAAAAGTTGCCATGCTGCCGGAATCCGTGATAGAAAAAGTGCGATTTGAGGTGGATGGAGCCCTGCAAGGCGTCGAGCGTTTTCTGACCACCGCCGGAGCTGAGTCGCGAGTGGCGCAATTGGCCGCGGCCCTGCGCCCTTATCCCCTGTCCGGCACCCCTGCCTTCGAAAAGGCTTTTATCGCAGCGCTCAATTTCTGA
- the purH gene encoding bifunctional phosphoribosylaminoimidazolecarboxamide formyltransferase/IMP cyclohydrolase, with the protein MAAIKRALISLSDKTGIVEFARELASFGVEILSTGGTAKLLRDSGLVVKDVSDFTKFPEMLDGRVKTLHPKVHGGLLGLRDNPEHVATMAEHGIEPIDMVVVNLYPFEATVARESCTLEDAIENIDIGGPTMLRSAAKNNRDVTVIVDHGDYSGVLAEMKASQGAVSRDTNFRLAVKVYQHTAAYDGAISNWLGKKLGEETRDFPPTLSLQFHKAQGMRYGENPHQKAAFYVEKEIREACISTAHQLQGKELSYNNIGDTDAALECVKQFSEGPACVIVKHANPCGVALGANLLEAYERAFATDPESAFGGIIAFNRELDAATAKAIVDKQFVEVIIAPRVSAEASQVVAAKKNVRLLECGFWSEQSMDRLDFKRVNGGLLVQDTDLALLDEIKVVTRRQPSDQEMEDLLFTWRVAKFVKSNAIVYGRAGRTIGVGAGQMSRVNSARIAAIKAEHAKLDVKGSVMASDAFFPFRDGIDNAAAAGIAAVIQPGGSIRDEEVIAAADEHGMAMVFTAMRHFRH; encoded by the coding sequence ATGGCCGCCATCAAGCGTGCTCTCATCAGTCTCTCGGACAAAACCGGCATTGTCGAATTCGCTCGCGAACTCGCCAGTTTCGGGGTGGAGATCCTCTCCACCGGTGGTACCGCCAAATTGCTGCGCGACAGCGGTCTGGTCGTCAAGGACGTTTCCGATTTCACCAAGTTCCCCGAAATGCTCGACGGACGGGTCAAAACTCTGCATCCCAAGGTCCACGGAGGGCTGCTCGGTCTGCGCGACAATCCCGAACATGTCGCGACCATGGCCGAACATGGCATCGAGCCCATCGATATGGTGGTGGTCAATCTCTACCCCTTCGAAGCCACCGTCGCCAGAGAGAGTTGCACTCTTGAAGATGCCATCGAGAACATCGACATCGGCGGCCCCACCATGCTGCGCAGCGCCGCCAAGAATAATCGCGACGTTACGGTTATCGTCGACCACGGCGACTACTCCGGCGTTCTTGCGGAAATGAAGGCCAGTCAGGGCGCGGTTTCCCGAGACACCAATTTCCGCCTGGCGGTCAAAGTCTATCAGCACACCGCGGCCTACGACGGGGCCATCTCCAATTGGCTGGGTAAAAAACTCGGCGAGGAGACCAGGGATTTCCCTCCGACCCTGAGTCTGCAGTTTCACAAGGCGCAGGGCATGCGTTATGGGGAAAATCCCCACCAGAAAGCCGCCTTTTATGTGGAAAAGGAAATCCGCGAGGCCTGCATTTCCACCGCCCACCAGTTGCAGGGCAAGGAGCTGTCCTACAACAATATCGGCGACACCGATGCCGCCCTCGAATGCGTCAAGCAGTTCAGTGAGGGGCCGGCCTGTGTCATCGTCAAACACGCCAACCCCTGTGGCGTCGCCCTGGGCGCGAATCTTCTCGAAGCCTATGAGCGGGCCTTTGCCACCGATCCCGAATCGGCCTTCGGCGGCATCATCGCCTTCAACCGCGAACTCGATGCCGCCACCGCCAAGGCGATCGTCGACAAGCAGTTCGTCGAGGTCATCATTGCTCCGCGGGTCAGCGCCGAGGCCTCGCAGGTGGTGGCCGCCAAGAAGAACGTGCGCCTGCTTGAATGCGGGTTCTGGTCCGAACAGTCGATGGATCGTCTGGATTTCAAGCGGGTCAACGGCGGGCTGCTGGTGCAGGATACGGATCTCGCCCTGCTCGACGAGATCAAGGTTGTGACCAGACGCCAGCCCAGCGACCAGGAGATGGAGGATCTGCTCTTCACCTGGCGGGTGGCCAAGTTCGTCAAATCCAACGCCATTGTCTACGGCAGGGCCGGCAGGACCATCGGCGTCGGCGCGGGACAGATGAGTCGCGTCAATTCGGCTCGCATCGCCGCCATCAAGGCCGAGCATGCGAAGCTTGATGTCAAGGGCTCGGTCATGGCTTCCGATGCCTTCTTCCCTTTCCGCGACGGCATCGACAATGCCGCCGCGGCCGGTATCGCTGCGGTCATCCAGCCCGGAGGATCCATTCGCGACGAGGAGGTCATCGCCGCCGCCGACGAACACGGCATGGCCATGGTGTTCACCGCCATGCGGCATTTCCGGCATTGA
- the purD gene encoding phosphoribosylamine--glycine ligase, producing MKILVVGGGGREHALVWKIAQSSRVSHVWCAPGNPGIARHAECVPIAATDIDALLEFALEQDVDLTVVGPEAPLTLGIVDRFRSAGLTIFGPSRAAARLEGSKGFSKDLMAKYGIPTAAYRRFTDRDEAVAYIRNQGAPIVVKADGLAAGKGVVVAASIDEAVAAVDNMMIAGAFGEAGAEVVIEEFMEGEEASFFVFTDGKNILPLASAQDHKQIFDGDQGPNTGGMGAYSPAPVVTPELYEKIVNKIVRPTISGMEREGCPYAGIIYIGLMIVKGKPKVIEYNARFGDPEAQPLLVRLKSDIVPVLLGCARGEMRQSELEWHDKAAVCVVMASGGYPGDTQTGFPISGLDDAEKIDDLIVFHAGTASKDGQVINKGGRVLGVTGLGKTVAQAIDKAYQGVKVISWEGAQYRSDIGRKALNRDN from the coding sequence ATGAAGATTCTGGTTGTCGGTGGCGGTGGTCGTGAACATGCGCTGGTGTGGAAGATCGCTCAATCGTCTCGGGTGTCGCATGTCTGGTGCGCACCGGGTAACCCCGGAATCGCCCGCCATGCCGAATGCGTACCTATTGCCGCAACCGATATCGATGCCTTGCTCGAATTTGCTCTGGAGCAGGATGTCGATCTGACGGTGGTCGGCCCCGAAGCGCCTCTTACCCTGGGCATCGTCGATCGCTTCCGCTCCGCCGGCCTGACTATTTTCGGCCCTTCCCGCGCGGCTGCGCGTCTGGAGGGGAGCAAAGGTTTTTCCAAGGATCTCATGGCCAAATACGGCATACCTACAGCCGCCTATCGGCGCTTCACCGATCGCGACGAAGCCGTGGCTTACATTCGCAACCAGGGTGCGCCCATCGTGGTCAAGGCCGACGGCCTGGCCGCCGGCAAAGGCGTGGTGGTGGCGGCAAGCATTGATGAGGCCGTTGCGGCGGTGGACAACATGATGATTGCCGGGGCCTTTGGTGAAGCCGGTGCCGAAGTTGTCATCGAAGAATTCATGGAAGGTGAAGAGGCCTCTTTCTTTGTGTTTACCGATGGTAAAAATATCCTGCCCTTGGCTTCGGCGCAGGACCACAAACAGATTTTCGACGGCGACCAGGGGCCCAACACCGGTGGCATGGGCGCCTATTCACCGGCGCCGGTGGTCACGCCGGAACTCTATGAGAAAATCGTCAATAAAATTGTGCGCCCCACCATCAGTGGCATGGAGCGCGAGGGTTGTCCTTATGCCGGAATCATTTACATCGGTCTGATGATTGTCAAAGGTAAACCGAAAGTTATCGAGTACAATGCCCGCTTCGGCGATCCTGAAGCCCAACCGCTGCTGGTACGCCTCAAATCCGACATCGTTCCGGTGCTGCTGGGCTGCGCGCGCGGTGAAATGCGCCAGAGTGAACTTGAGTGGCATGATAAAGCGGCGGTCTGTGTGGTCATGGCTTCGGGCGGCTATCCCGGCGATACGCAGACCGGCTTTCCCATTTCCGGCCTGGACGATGCGGAAAAAATCGATGACCTTATCGTCTTCCATGCCGGCACCGCTTCGAAGGACGGCCAGGTCATCAACAAGGGCGGCCGCGTGCTGGGTGTTACCGGCCTGGGCAAGACCGTCGCGCAGGCCATCGACAAGGCCTACCAGGGCGTGAAGGTTATCTCCTGGGAAGGGGCACAGTACCGTAGCGATATTGGCCGGAAGGCTCTGAATCGCGACAACTGA
- a CDS encoding cytochrome c3 family protein: MKILWPVALILLLFAAAPVFAEQAQGEVPDEVIFPARLGEVHFSHVDHAHWVPDCTACHHTGDFPKCSSCHGVLEDARKKTDAFHMQCKGCHREEGISTACTDCHIR, encoded by the coding sequence ATGAAAATTCTTTGGCCTGTCGCGTTGATACTGTTGTTGTTTGCCGCAGCGCCGGTTTTCGCCGAACAGGCGCAGGGCGAAGTTCCCGATGAGGTGATTTTCCCGGCGCGACTCGGCGAGGTGCATTTCAGTCACGTCGACCACGCCCACTGGGTGCCGGATTGCACCGCCTGTCATCACACCGGTGACTTTCCCAAGTGCAGCTCCTGTCATGGGGTGCTGGAAGACGCGCGCAAAAAAACCGATGCCTTTCACATGCAGTGTAAAGGCTGCCACCGTGAGGAAGGTATCAGCACCGCCTGCACGGACTGTCATATCCGCTGA
- a CDS encoding cytochrome c3 family protein yields the protein MNDFPVLAVRRGFARARRIFLLPSLFLLGLVLLPALVPAVEAAAFAGGCLTAECHGDLGKSRHLHGPVAIGECLSCHQPSAGKHPQGGARMGLAAEGDDLCLLCHADPRGRHENAHSALAMGCTSCHDPHGGSNAGMLAQPASRLCLSCHDNPADAFAAPHRPVKAGTCTLCHRPHSGYGEALLIAPGGDLCLRCHSGVTRDKQHLHTPVGQGECTACHGAHGGKEKGMLPSRGAQFCAQCHSGQQGAPVQHTPVREGDCTACHDVHGSAHAFSLPAAGNELCLYCHADMESLRDMDNLHPVLVQGCVECHDPHGDQAAAMLPAVGDDLCISCHGDIGRQVAEAKSHHSVVADEGCAVCHDPHGTGHHKLLHEPGAQLCFDCHTPMAQTVNDAAFGHGPVDIGECWICHNPHGAPYEPLLNIYYPEEFYTDFHLGNYDLCFACHDHQAFIYERTADLTGFRNGDANLHYLHVNRPVKSRTCKSCHGIHGADQPKLIKSRIPGFGAWEIPIRFEQHDTGATCFVGCHKPKTYDRVKPVRYWP from the coding sequence ATGAACGATTTCCCGGTGCTTGCAGTTCGGCGCGGTTTTGCCAGGGCACGGCGCATCTTCCTGCTGCCGTCGCTATTTTTGTTGGGGTTGGTGTTGCTCCCGGCTCTGGTCCCAGCGGTTGAGGCCGCGGCTTTTGCCGGTGGTTGCCTAACCGCCGAATGCCATGGTGATCTGGGCAAATCGCGGCATCTGCACGGTCCGGTGGCCATCGGCGAGTGTCTGAGTTGTCACCAGCCGAGCGCGGGCAAGCACCCCCAGGGTGGCGCAAGGATGGGTCTGGCGGCCGAGGGCGATGACCTTTGTCTGCTTTGCCATGCCGATCCGCGTGGCCGCCATGAGAATGCACATTCAGCCTTGGCCATGGGCTGCACAAGTTGCCACGATCCCCATGGCGGGTCCAATGCCGGCATGCTTGCCCAGCCTGCGTCGCGGCTCTGCCTGAGCTGCCACGACAATCCGGCAGATGCCTTCGCGGCTCCCCATCGGCCGGTCAAGGCTGGCACCTGCACCCTGTGCCACCGGCCTCATTCCGGTTATGGCGAAGCCCTGCTCATCGCCCCCGGCGGCGACCTGTGCTTGCGCTGCCACAGTGGCGTCACGCGCGACAAGCAGCATTTGCACACCCCCGTGGGGCAGGGCGAGTGCACGGCTTGTCATGGCGCGCACGGTGGCAAGGAAAAAGGAATGCTGCCGTCGCGCGGCGCGCAATTCTGTGCGCAATGCCACAGTGGCCAGCAGGGCGCGCCGGTGCAGCACACCCCGGTACGCGAGGGCGATTGCACCGCCTGCCACGACGTGCATGGATCGGCTCATGCTTTTTCGCTGCCCGCCGCGGGCAATGAGCTGTGCCTTTATTGCCATGCCGACATGGAATCCTTGCGCGATATGGACAATCTGCACCCCGTGTTGGTGCAGGGTTGCGTTGAATGTCACGATCCGCACGGCGACCAGGCGGCGGCCATGCTGCCCGCCGTGGGCGACGACCTGTGCATCAGTTGTCACGGCGATATCGGACGCCAGGTGGCCGAGGCCAAGTCGCACCATAGCGTGGTCGCCGATGAGGGGTGTGCCGTTTGCCATGACCCCCATGGCACCGGGCATCACAAACTGCTCCACGAACCCGGCGCTCAGCTCTGCTTCGATTGCCATACGCCCATGGCTCAGACGGTCAACGACGCCGCTTTCGGGCATGGCCCGGTGGATATCGGAGAATGCTGGATCTGTCACAATCCTCATGGCGCCCCTTATGAACCGCTGCTCAATATTTACTACCCGGAAGAGTTCTACACCGACTTCCATCTCGGCAATTACGATTTGTGCTTTGCCTGCCACGATCATCAGGCTTTTATTTATGAGCGCACTGCCGATCTGACGGGATTTCGCAACGGCGACGCGAACCTGCACTATTTGCATGTCAATCGACCGGTGAAAAGCCGCACCTGTAAAAGCTGCCACGGGATACACGGCGCCGACCAGCCCAAGCTTATCAAAAGCCGCATTCCCGGTTTCGGCGCCTGGGAGATACCCATTCGTTTTGAGCAGCACGACACCGGTGCCACCTGCTTTGTCGGCTGCCACAAGCCCAAGACTTATGACCGGGTGAAGCCGGTGAGGTATTGGCCGTGA